The Candidatus Eisenbacteria bacterium genome has a segment encoding these proteins:
- the eno gene encoding phosphopyruvate hydratase, protein MMTITALHAREILDSRGNPTVEVECLLDGGALGRAAVPSGASTGEHEAVELRDGDASRYRGKGVLEAVRHVNETLAPALAGMDAYDQSGVDARLIEVDGSPNKGKLGANALLGASMAVAHAAAAALEVPLYRHLGGAHAHELPVPMMNVLNGGKHADNNVDLQEFMIVPLGAPTFREGLRWGAEVFHTLASVLRKRGLSTSVGDEGGFAPNLKSNEEALVVLVEAVEKAGYKPGEQVCFALDPASSEFYKDGRYVLAGDGGRQLSGPEMVDYYAGLCSRYPIVSIEDGLAEDDWASWLLMTQKLGARIQLVGDDLFVTNVERLARGIREKTANSILVKVNQIGTLTETLAAIQMAQRANYTAVISHRSGETEDVTIADLAVATNAGQIKTGSLCRTDRVAKYNQLLRIEDQLGASARYPGRQAFRALR, encoded by the coding sequence ATGATGACCATCACGGCACTGCATGCGCGGGAGATTCTGGATTCCAGGGGCAATCCCACGGTCGAGGTTGAATGCCTGCTCGACGGCGGCGCCCTCGGGCGGGCGGCCGTCCCCTCGGGAGCTTCCACGGGCGAACACGAGGCCGTCGAGCTGCGCGACGGAGACGCTTCCCGCTACAGGGGCAAGGGTGTCCTCGAGGCGGTCCGGCACGTCAACGAAACGCTGGCCCCCGCCCTTGCCGGGATGGACGCCTACGACCAGTCCGGCGTGGACGCGCGGCTGATCGAGGTGGACGGCTCGCCCAACAAGGGCAAGCTGGGGGCGAACGCGCTGCTCGGCGCCTCCATGGCGGTCGCGCACGCTGCGGCGGCCGCGCTCGAGGTGCCCCTTTACCGGCACCTGGGCGGCGCGCACGCGCACGAGCTGCCGGTGCCGATGATGAACGTGCTCAACGGCGGCAAGCACGCGGACAACAACGTGGACCTGCAGGAGTTCATGATCGTCCCTCTCGGCGCCCCGACGTTCCGCGAGGGCCTGCGCTGGGGCGCCGAGGTGTTCCACACGCTGGCCTCGGTGCTCAGGAAGCGCGGGCTTTCCACCTCGGTGGGCGACGAAGGCGGCTTCGCGCCGAACCTCAAGTCGAACGAGGAAGCCCTCGTCGTGCTGGTCGAGGCGGTCGAGAAGGCCGGCTACAAGCCCGGCGAACAGGTCTGCTTCGCGCTCGATCCCGCTTCGAGCGAGTTCTACAAGGACGGCCGCTACGTGCTCGCGGGCGACGGGGGCAGGCAGCTCTCGGGCCCCGAGATGGTGGACTACTACGCGGGGCTGTGCTCGCGCTACCCGATCGTCAGCATCGAGGACGGGCTGGCCGAGGACGACTGGGCCAGCTGGCTGCTCATGACCCAGAAGCTCGGAGCCAGGATCCAGCTCGTCGGCGACGACCTGTTCGTGACCAACGTCGAGCGTCTCGCCCGCGGCATCCGCGAGAAGACCGCGAACTCGATCCTGGTCAAGGTGAACCAGATCGGAACGCTGACCGAGACGCTGGCCGCCATCCAGATGGCGCAGCGCGCGAACTACACGGCCGTCATCTCGCACCGCTCGGGCGAGACCGAGGACGTGACCATCGCCGACCTCGCGGTCGCCACGAACGCCGGGCAGATCAAGACCGGTTCCCTGTGTCGCACGGACCGGGTCGCGAAGTACAATCAGCTCCTGCGGATCGAAGACCAGCTCGGCGCCAGCGCCCGTTAT
- a CDS encoding sigma-70 family RNA polymerase sigma factor: MSGEDAELVRGALAGNQKACRDLVLRYQRQVFSVLMRVVRSPQDAEDLTQETFVRMFRALERYDPERPFTAWLFTIATRLGIDHLRRRRVKTVSLNYSEPGSTEERTIDVEDPGLLPDEQAVHAEEEVRARDLIDSLPEHYRIVVVLRHQQDLSYEEIAEALNMPLGTVKARIHRARALLKDRLEGQSS, from the coding sequence GTGAGCGGCGAGGATGCCGAGCTCGTTCGCGGGGCGCTCGCGGGCAACCAGAAGGCCTGCCGGGACCTCGTACTCCGCTACCAGCGCCAGGTTTTCTCGGTGCTCATGCGGGTGGTGCGTAGCCCGCAGGACGCCGAGGACTTGACCCAGGAAACCTTCGTCCGGATGTTCCGGGCGCTGGAACGATACGACCCGGAGAGGCCGTTCACGGCCTGGCTGTTCACCATCGCGACCCGCCTGGGCATTGATCACCTGCGGCGGAGGCGCGTGAAGACGGTCTCGCTGAACTACTCGGAACCCGGGTCCACGGAGGAGCGCACGATCGACGTGGAGGACCCCGGCCTTCTGCCGGACGAGCAGGCGGTGCACGCGGAGGAGGAGGTCCGGGCCAGGGACCTGATTGATTCGCTGCCGGAGCACTACCGGATCGTCGTGGTCCTCCGGCACCAGCAGGACCTGTCGTACGAGGAGATCGCGGAAGCGCTCAACATGCCGCTCGGCACGGTGAAGGCGAGAATCCACCGCGCGCGGGCGCTCCTGAAGGACCGGCTCGAAGGCCAATCGTCATGA
- a CDS encoding zf-HC2 domain-containing protein — MNRHLDFELVQDYLDGELSHEQSRELEAHLADCAECARELASYRLVFERLEHLPLFDPGPGLVDRVLAEALPAHPARWVRLAGWAYGVSLAASLGGLALALAAPVSRAWLFTLTADAARSLVRAFLFVMQSLNTGLVHAVELVSTRGEWLRSLPALQAVLKPLSQPVVLFTIWAALLVGVALLWWMRPQRGRTMGGSRHVGVLGF, encoded by the coding sequence ATGAATCGTCACCTCGACTTCGAACTCGTGCAGGACTACCTCGACGGCGAACTGAGCCACGAGCAGTCGCGCGAGCTGGAAGCGCACCTCGCCGATTGCGCGGAATGCGCCCGCGAACTGGCGAGCTATCGTCTCGTATTCGAGCGTCTCGAACATCTGCCGCTGTTCGATCCCGGCCCCGGGCTGGTGGATCGGGTGCTCGCCGAGGCGTTGCCCGCGCATCCCGCGCGCTGGGTCCGGCTCGCCGGCTGGGCGTACGGCGTCAGTCTCGCGGCCAGCCTCGGTGGACTGGCGCTCGCCCTTGCCGCTCCCGTGTCCCGTGCGTGGCTCTTCACGCTCACGGCCGACGCGGCCCGCTCGCTCGTGCGCGCGTTCCTGTTCGTGATGCAGTCCCTCAATACCGGCCTCGTCCACGCCGTGGAGCTGGTGAGCACCCGTGGCGAATGGCTTCGCTCGCTGCCGGCGCTGCAGGCCGTCCTCAAGCCCCTTTCGCAGCCGGTGGTTCTGTTCACGATCTGGGCCGCGCTGCTCGTGGGCGTGGCCCTGCTGTGGTGGATGCGCCCGCAGCGCGGGCGGACGATGGGAGGGAGCCGCCATGTCGGCGTCCTGGGCTTCTAG
- a CDS encoding DUF4390 domain-containing protein has product MTPRLPAPARSVSAFVAAVLVLLSAAPAGAIEFASLRPHRDVEGRIGISFRLGDPLETRVEQSLSRGMPVTLALHAELWRRRNGWFDRVERSMDATVRLRRDVWANAWLLERAGLPAITVSSLDSLESALSGPFAMSFPRSDRLAPSASYFVVLSATVKPLSVEDAEEVEEALSGEVRGRQGSGFGALTALPRALFDTVRNIAGLGDARARAVSAEFSPDSLPDR; this is encoded by the coding sequence TTGACTCCCCGGCTCCCCGCCCCCGCCCGCTCCGTGTCCGCGTTCGTCGCGGCGGTCCTCGTGCTGCTCTCGGCCGCGCCCGCGGGCGCGATCGAGTTCGCCTCGTTGCGGCCCCATCGCGACGTGGAGGGACGCATCGGCATCTCGTTCCGGCTCGGCGATCCGCTGGAAACCCGGGTCGAACAGAGCCTGTCCCGGGGCATGCCGGTGACGCTCGCGCTGCATGCGGAGCTGTGGCGCCGCCGCAACGGCTGGTTCGACCGCGTCGAGCGCTCGATGGACGCCACCGTGCGCCTGCGCAGGGACGTGTGGGCGAACGCCTGGCTGCTGGAACGCGCCGGGCTCCCGGCAATAACGGTCTCTTCCCTCGATTCGCTCGAGTCCGCGCTCTCGGGCCCGTTCGCGATGTCGTTTCCGCGGTCCGATCGGCTCGCGCCGTCAGCCAGCTACTTCGTGGTGCTGTCGGCCACGGTGAAGCCGCTCAGTGTCGAGGACGCCGAAGAAGTCGAGGAGGCGCTCTCCGGTGAGGTTCGCGGGCGGCAGGGCTCTGGGTTCGGAGCGTTGACCGCGCTGCCACGCGCGCTGTTCGACACGGTGCGCAACATCGCCGGGCTGGGCGATGCGCGGGCACGCGCGGTGAGCGCGGAGTTCTCGCCCGACAGCCTGCCGGACCGCTGA
- a CDS encoding BamA/TamA family outer membrane protein, whose amino-acid sequence MNRWPIVLLLALLVAPPARSQGAAADSMDFRPFGGYRDSAGAEPVLEERSLPLRGDSEGDWLRAPVGDALLTAPEPWRDAHARRATDFSLSLDYNRVDLLRYGLWFQAQQPQTMNPRLGARLDYATGRRRVLYGVQIEQPLLPTARFVLGVGMIRRTDHPDLQQVEDLENSLALLVAHEDWRDYFEREGFGAYLSWRVPDFSTVSVHLRGDEYRSLASSRHVRSWLHTDRPLRPNPAIDEGVARRALVRLERLAHRTQLSRGGFYHWIELQRAGGQLGGDFTYTRALADLRSVVRLSPATTLALRAVGGSRLAGTLPAQEQFAVGGVDGLRAHPIGAFRGDRMALAQAEYTVGLWRFREGGFESGLHAIVFADAGTAWSGSGGAWDVGRQHFAVDGGVGLSTSEDDVRVTFARNLQDPGSDFVVGLRLNRPF is encoded by the coding sequence GTGAATCGCTGGCCCATCGTCCTGCTCCTCGCCCTGCTCGTCGCGCCGCCAGCCCGCAGCCAGGGCGCCGCGGCGGACAGCATGGATTTCCGCCCGTTCGGCGGCTACCGCGACAGCGCCGGAGCCGAACCCGTCCTCGAAGAGCGCTCGCTCCCGCTGCGCGGCGACAGCGAGGGCGACTGGTTGCGTGCGCCGGTCGGGGATGCCCTGCTCACGGCGCCGGAGCCCTGGCGCGACGCTCACGCCCGGCGCGCCACGGACTTCAGCCTGTCGCTCGACTACAACCGCGTGGACCTGCTGCGCTACGGCCTGTGGTTCCAGGCGCAGCAGCCGCAGACCATGAACCCACGGCTCGGCGCACGCCTGGACTACGCCACCGGGCGCCGGCGCGTGCTCTACGGCGTGCAGATCGAGCAGCCGCTGCTGCCGACCGCCCGTTTCGTGCTGGGCGTCGGGATGATCCGCCGGACCGACCACCCGGACCTGCAGCAGGTCGAGGACCTCGAGAACTCTCTCGCCCTGCTCGTCGCGCACGAGGACTGGCGCGACTACTTCGAGCGCGAGGGCTTCGGCGCCTACCTGTCGTGGCGCGTGCCGGACTTTTCCACCGTCAGCGTCCACCTGCGCGGCGACGAGTACCGTTCGCTCGCCTCGAGCCGCCACGTCCGCTCCTGGCTCCACACCGATCGGCCGCTGCGCCCGAACCCGGCGATCGACGAAGGGGTGGCCCGTCGGGCGCTCGTCCGCCTCGAGCGGCTCGCCCACCGGACGCAGCTGTCGCGCGGCGGCTTCTATCACTGGATCGAACTGCAGCGCGCGGGTGGCCAGCTCGGAGGCGATTTCACCTACACGCGCGCGCTCGCCGACCTGCGCAGCGTCGTGCGCCTTTCACCGGCAACCACGCTCGCGCTGCGCGCCGTCGGCGGCTCGCGGCTCGCCGGCACCCTGCCGGCCCAGGAACAGTTCGCGGTCGGCGGCGTGGACGGTCTGCGCGCGCATCCCATCGGCGCCTTCCGCGGCGACCGGATGGCGCTCGCGCAGGCGGAGTACACGGTCGGCTTGTGGCGGTTCCGCGAGGGCGGCTTCGAGAGCGGCCTGCACGCGATCGTGTTCGCGGACGCGGGCACGGCATGGAGCGGCTCCGGCGGCGCCTGGGACGTCGGCCGGCAACACTTCGCCGTGGACGGCGGCGTCGGCCTGTCCACCTCCGAGGACGACGTGCGCGTGACCTTCGCCCGCAACCTCCAGGATCCGGGCTCCGATTTCGTGGTGGGACTCCGCTTGAACCGACCCTTCTAG
- a CDS encoding sigma-54-dependent Fis family transcriptional regulator — MARHDSFQILLVDDDSAIRRQLRGVLEDEGHVVREAPNAAGAYAELEAARFDVVLLDIRMPGENGLDALVRIAEQAPDTAVLIVSGEGTVENALKAGQRGAFDFIEKPIRDPEALLVTLAEAVRVSRLRRAPRPPAGGAPPAGDETLGMVGDSPAIARLREQVRRVGPSSGRVLVTGENGSGKELVAHAVHALSKRSSGPFVKLNCAAIPRDLLESELFGYERGAFTGAVQSKKGRLELADGGTLFLDEVGDLAPEAQAKLLRVVETNELERVGGTRTARVDVRLVAATNKDLADQVRSGEFREDLYFRLNVLPVQVPPLRERRADIGTLARYFLAQFAAIEGRTGLRLTPEAEQLLAEYPWPGNVREMRNLMERAVVLVEGEQVTPADLLPWLESQPGDGEEAGLRGRVARSEIDSIRRALEAADWNVTQAAAGLGIDRTNLHRKMRKYGIARR, encoded by the coding sequence ATGGCCAGGCACGACTCCTTCCAGATCCTGCTGGTGGACGACGACTCCGCGATCCGCCGCCAGCTGCGCGGCGTGCTGGAGGACGAGGGGCACGTCGTCCGGGAGGCGCCGAACGCGGCCGGGGCCTACGCCGAGCTCGAGGCCGCGCGATTCGACGTCGTGCTGCTCGACATCCGCATGCCCGGCGAGAACGGGCTCGACGCTCTGGTGCGCATCGCCGAACAGGCGCCGGACACGGCCGTTCTCATCGTTTCCGGCGAGGGCACGGTCGAGAACGCGCTCAAGGCGGGCCAGCGCGGCGCCTTCGACTTCATCGAGAAGCCGATTCGCGATCCCGAGGCCCTGCTCGTGACCCTGGCCGAAGCGGTGCGCGTCTCGCGACTGCGTCGCGCTCCCCGCCCGCCGGCCGGCGGCGCGCCTCCCGCCGGCGACGAGACGCTCGGCATGGTCGGCGACAGCCCGGCGATCGCCCGGCTCCGCGAGCAGGTTCGGCGCGTCGGCCCCTCGTCGGGTCGGGTGCTCGTCACGGGCGAGAACGGCTCGGGCAAGGAACTGGTCGCGCACGCGGTGCACGCGCTTTCGAAGCGCTCGTCCGGGCCGTTCGTGAAGCTCAACTGCGCCGCCATCCCGAGGGACCTGCTCGAGAGCGAACTGTTCGGTTACGAGCGGGGAGCGTTCACCGGAGCCGTGCAGAGCAAGAAGGGCCGGCTCGAACTGGCCGACGGAGGCACGCTGTTTCTCGACGAGGTCGGGGATCTCGCCCCCGAGGCGCAGGCCAAGCTGCTGCGCGTCGTCGAGACGAACGAACTCGAACGGGTCGGCGGCACGCGAACCGCCCGCGTGGACGTCCGGCTCGTGGCGGCGACCAACAAGGACCTCGCCGACCAGGTGCGCTCGGGCGAGTTCCGCGAGGACCTGTACTTCCGGCTCAACGTGCTGCCCGTCCAGGTTCCGCCGCTGCGCGAGCGGCGCGCAGACATCGGCACGCTCGCTCGCTACTTCCTGGCCCAGTTCGCCGCCATCGAGGGTCGCACCGGCCTGCGGCTCACGCCCGAGGCCGAGCAACTGCTCGCCGAATATCCGTGGCCCGGCAACGTCCGCGAGATGAGAAACCTCATGGAGCGCGCGGTCGTGCTGGTCGAGGGCGAGCAGGTCACGCCCGCCGACCTGCTGCCCTGGCTCGAAAGCCAGCCGGGCGACGGCGAGGAGGCCGGGCTGCGCGGACGGGTCGCGCGCAGCGAGATCGATTCGATCCGGCGGGCGCTCGAGGCCGCGGACTGGAACGTCACGCAGGCCGCCGCCGGGCTGGGCATCGACCGCACGAACCTGCACCGGAAGATGCGCAAGTACGGCATCGCCCGGCGATGA
- a CDS encoding HAMP domain-containing protein, whose amino-acid sequence MSLRARLLVAFLALALLPTLGFAVFTIDQLNRSTDRWYRPGVDQALESAVEVTRTALTRLEATVLERADSWAAELQPLPLDAARRSRLRDGLRDAGLDFVLVCVRVNGGWHVAEQIVPGGVLAADTLDLAPEIGSALEGSRLLRSPRGVLAAVAAMGPDAAIVTGVRLTPDFFARVEQIGQARGYYGRLAVLVDLQHRWVWLLVGALSVLVAVTAVLLARTLSRQMSEPLVGLTAAFGRVAEGDLGARVAEAGAPELRALASSFNAMTTRLAEAREGLARAEREAAWRDVARRLAHEIKNPLTPMRLSLHRLQKRADAVPERERAAVRDSLAALLQEVEHLARLAEQFSNYARLPEPRLEGLDLGEVARSAAALHEPEGLTVRVTCAGSAPVRGDRLLLSLAVHNLLLNACEASPAGATVEVRVGTEGAQARLEVLDRGPGPPAELAERVFEPYVSTRNRGSGLGLSLVRDIAVQHGGHVELSNREGGGACARLSLPLQTPNG is encoded by the coding sequence GTGAGTCTCCGGGCCCGGCTGCTCGTCGCGTTCCTGGCACTCGCGCTCCTGCCGACGCTGGGCTTCGCGGTCTTCACGATCGACCAGCTCAACCGCTCCACCGACCGATGGTACCGGCCGGGAGTGGACCAGGCGCTCGAGTCCGCCGTCGAGGTCACACGCACCGCGCTCACCCGGCTCGAGGCGACGGTGCTCGAGCGCGCCGACTCGTGGGCGGCCGAACTCCAGCCCCTGCCGCTCGACGCCGCCCGCCGCTCGCGCCTGCGCGACGGACTTCGTGACGCCGGGCTCGACTTCGTCCTCGTCTGCGTGCGGGTGAACGGAGGCTGGCACGTCGCCGAGCAGATCGTGCCCGGCGGCGTGCTGGCCGCCGACACGCTCGACCTTGCTCCCGAGATCGGGTCCGCGCTCGAGGGTTCACGCCTACTGCGCTCGCCGCGTGGCGTGCTCGCCGCCGTCGCGGCCATGGGGCCCGACGCGGCGATCGTGACCGGCGTGCGGCTCACGCCGGATTTCTTCGCGCGCGTCGAGCAGATCGGCCAGGCGCGCGGCTACTACGGCCGGCTTGCGGTGCTCGTGGACCTGCAGCACCGCTGGGTGTGGCTGCTGGTCGGGGCGCTGTCGGTGCTCGTCGCGGTCACGGCCGTGCTGCTCGCCCGCACGCTGTCGCGCCAGATGTCGGAACCGCTCGTGGGCCTGACGGCGGCGTTCGGGCGGGTGGCCGAGGGTGACCTCGGCGCCCGGGTGGCCGAAGCGGGCGCGCCCGAGCTGCGGGCGCTCGCGTCCTCGTTCAACGCGATGACGACACGCCTGGCCGAGGCCCGCGAGGGACTCGCCCGCGCCGAACGGGAGGCCGCATGGCGCGACGTCGCGCGCCGGCTCGCGCACGAGATCAAGAACCCCCTCACCCCCATGCGACTGTCGCTTCACCGCCTGCAGAAACGAGCCGACGCCGTGCCCGAGCGGGAGCGGGCGGCGGTGCGCGACAGCCTCGCGGCGCTGCTGCAGGAGGTCGAGCATCTCGCGCGGCTCGCGGAGCAGTTCTCGAACTACGCCCGGCTGCCCGAGCCGCGACTCGAAGGGCTCGACCTGGGCGAGGTGGCGCGCTCGGCGGCGGCGCTGCACGAGCCCGAAGGCCTGACGGTGCGGGTCACCTGCGCGGGCAGCGCCCCGGTGCGCGGCGACCGGTTGCTGTTGTCGCTCGCCGTACATAACCTGCTGCTCAACGCGTGCGAAGCGAGCCCGGCGGGCGCCACCGTCGAGGTGCGCGTCGGCACGGAGGGCGCGCAGGCGCGCCTCGAAGTGCTCGATCGCGGACCAGGTCCTCCGGCCGAACTCGCCGAACGCGTTTTCGAACCCTATGTCAGCACCCGCAACCGCGGCAGCGGACTCGGCCTCTCGCTGGTACGCGACATCGCCGTCCAGCACGGCGGCCACGTCGAGCTGTCGAACCGCGAGGGCGGCGGGGCGTGCGCCCGGCTCTCGCTCCCGCTCCAAACTCCGAACGGATGA
- the rlmN gene encoding 23S rRNA (adenine(2503)-C(2))-methyltransferase RlmN: MESAIPILPSNDSTPSFYGFARARLAGHLGRMGLSAYRADQLFAWVYQKQVREPSRMTNLPASLRQEVGAILDMALPPAHVLASADGDTHKLVFTLEDGARVESVSMRTPKRLTFCVSSQVGCALKCAFCATGRMGLLRNLRAEEIIAQVLVMGDLHQWRDDRFNIVFMGMGEPLANLGPVSEAIRILHDERGLNLGARRITVSTSGLVPQIRELARLDLQVGLALSLHATTDEVRDRLMPVNRRWPIAEVLDAAHEYGATVGRRVTLEYTLIGGVNDSPGDADRLAAFARALPSKINIIPYNPVPGLEWKRPSPQAIAEFAARLHPRAPAVTVRNTMGGEIWAACGQLGGLSPQA, encoded by the coding sequence ATGGAATCCGCGATCCCAATCCTGCCTTCGAACGATTCAACCCCAAGTTTCTACGGGTTCGCGCGAGCGCGCCTCGCCGGACACCTGGGTCGCATGGGGCTTTCGGCTTATCGGGCGGACCAGTTGTTCGCGTGGGTTTATCAGAAACAGGTTCGAGAGCCGTCCCGGATGACGAACCTGCCGGCCAGCCTCCGGCAGGAAGTCGGCGCCATCCTCGACATGGCGCTTCCGCCCGCGCACGTGCTCGCCAGCGCCGACGGTGACACCCACAAGCTGGTGTTCACGCTGGAGGACGGCGCGCGGGTCGAGAGCGTGTCCATGCGCACGCCGAAGCGCCTCACCTTCTGCGTCTCGTCGCAGGTCGGATGTGCGCTCAAGTGCGCCTTCTGCGCGACCGGACGGATGGGATTGCTGCGCAACCTGCGCGCCGAGGAGATCATCGCGCAGGTGCTCGTGATGGGCGACCTGCACCAGTGGCGCGACGACCGCTTCAACATCGTCTTCATGGGCATGGGGGAGCCGCTGGCGAACCTCGGTCCGGTGAGCGAGGCGATCCGCATCCTGCACGACGAGCGCGGCCTGAACCTCGGGGCGCGGCGGATCACGGTCTCGACCTCCGGACTCGTCCCGCAGATCCGCGAACTCGCCAGGCTCGACCTGCAGGTCGGGCTCGCGCTCTCGCTGCACGCCACGACCGACGAGGTGCGGGACCGGCTGATGCCGGTCAATCGCCGCTGGCCGATCGCCGAAGTACTGGACGCCGCCCACGAGTACGGCGCCACCGTCGGGCGCCGCGTGACGCTCGAGTACACGCTCATCGGGGGCGTCAACGACTCTCCCGGGGACGCGGACCGTCTGGCGGCTTTCGCTCGCGCCCTGCCCAGCAAGATCAACATCATTCCCTACAATCCGGTGCCGGGACTCGAATGGAAGCGGCCAAGTCCGCAGGCGATCGCCGAATTCGCCGCAAGACTCCACCCCCGGGCGCCGGCCGTAACGGTCCGTAACACGATGGGCGGCGAGATCTGGGCGGCCTGCGGGCAGCTCGGAGGCCTCTCGCCCCAGGCGTGA
- a CDS encoding winged helix-turn-helix transcriptional regulator → MLASLGHASRLRIALSLIQGERCVGDLALAIGLSQSCTTRHIQALERAGLVRSRRDGKRVLVGLDRERRGVAPLIGWLLSGSGTASGAGGIGKGPRPSPSRATRSSRATRAVGEQPPRALHGASRTPEPAAGASAPETSVGGDAETPHYSGPASGTSADSKQDSRPGFRRPRETLEDFLL, encoded by the coding sequence ATGCTCGCCTCGCTGGGGCATGCCTCACGCCTTCGCATCGCGCTCAGCCTCATCCAGGGAGAGCGGTGCGTCGGCGACCTCGCGCTCGCCATCGGCCTTTCGCAGTCCTGCACCACTCGGCACATCCAGGCGCTCGAGCGAGCCGGCCTGGTGAGGTCGCGGCGCGACGGTAAGCGCGTACTGGTCGGGCTCGACCGGGAGCGCCGCGGCGTGGCCCCGCTGATCGGCTGGCTGCTGTCGGGCTCCGGGACGGCGTCCGGCGCCGGTGGCATCGGCAAAGGCCCGCGGCCGAGCCCGTCGAGGGCGACCCGATCCAGTCGAGCCACCAGAGCCGTGGGCGAGCAACCACCCCGAGCGCTCCATGGTGCCTCGCGGACGCCGGAGCCGGCGGCCGGAGCATCTGCCCCGGAGACTTCCGTGGGAGGGGACGCGGAAACGCCTCACTACTCCGGCCCGGCATCTGGTACATCTGCGGATTCCAAGCAAGATTCGCGGCCCGGATTCCGCCGCCCTCGAGAGACGCTGGAGGATTTCCTGTTGTAA